AATTGGAAAAAGAAAGAGTCCACCTACCAGAGCTTTATAAACAACCAGTATGGGGCTTTGCAGGTTTGACTTAAAATTATAGTATTCTAAACATTAAGCTCCTCTACTAGTTTCTTTAAATGACATAGTTTTTGTGAATTATGCAGGATCTGAATGCTACTTCGGTGTCTATAAAGCATGAAGTCTTAAGGACGCAGAAGAAATACTTTGAGGATCTAAATTACTATGGTAAAATTCATTTCTGTCACCAACTGTGTACGATTGCTTCATCAATTTTTCTATTCAAGAGTATATGGTTTGATATTTATGACCTATTTTCCTAGGTCTAAAGCTCAAAGGAGTGGCTGATGCAGCAAAAAATTACCATGTTGTCCTTGAAGAAAACCGAAGACTGTACAATGAAGTGCAGGAATTGAAAGGTAAAACACTTCTGATTCAGTTTTCTGTCTTTTCATTCGACCATTCAAGATATAACTTCTATcctttttttctgttttgtagGAAATATCAGAGTCTATTGCCGGATTCGACCATTCCTTCCAGGGCAAAACAGTAGGCAAACTTCTATAGAGTACATTGGTGAGAATGGTGAATTGGTGGTTGCAAATCCGTTTAAGCAAGGAAAAGATACACATCGGTTATTTAAGTTCAATAAGGTTTTTGGTCAAGCAGCAACGCAAGGTTTTGATCTCTTTCCCTCTTTGTATCTAGGTTAGCTAGTTATAGAGATATCTCCTGAAtctgtttttattaaataaaatgcaGAGGAGGTTTTCCTAGATACTCGACCATTAATTCGATCGATTCTTGATGGCTACAATGTGTGTATATTCGCGTATGGACAGACAGGCTCTGGAAAAACTTATACAATGGTGAACGACATGCTTGATTTTGCTCCTTTTATGCTTAGCCAAGCGTTATTAGTCTCTAACGGACACATTTCCATTTTTGTTAACACAGAGTGGGCCAAGCATCACATCAAAAGAAGACTGGGGTGTCAATTACAGAGCATTGAACGACTTGTTCCAGTTAACGCAGATTAGACGAAACGCTGTTGTGTATGAAGTCGGTGTTCAAATGGTTGAGATATATAATGAGCAAGTTCGTGACATACTCTCTGATGGTGGTTCCAATCGAAGATATCCTTTTTTAAACTCATATAGTAGCTAATTGTTTCCTTGAAATTGTACattcatgtttatatatatgtttgcatATGCTGCCTCGGTAGAAAATTTCCTTAACTTGCACATACGTTAGGGATTTGGAATACTGCCTTACCAAATGGGCTAGCTGTCCCAGATGCAAGCATGCATTCTGTGAGATCAACTGAAGATGTGCTTGAGCTGATGAATATTGGGCTCATGAACAGAACCGTTGGTGCCACAGCTCTCAATGAGAGGAGTAGTAGATCACACTGGTTTGTAAACTTTTCTCTGGGCTTGTTTTACTTTCCAATATTATGTAAGGCCTCAAtgattaaaggaaaaaataatggTGTTCATTCTCTGCAGCGTTCTGTCTGTTCATGTACGTGGTGTCGACGTGGAAACCGATTCTGTGTTGCGTGGTAGTTTGAATTTAGTTGATCTTGCTGGAAGTGAGAGGGTTGATCGCTCTGAGGCAACTGGAGAGAGGCTCAAGGAGGCTCAGCATATAAATAAATCACTGTCAGCCCTTGGAGATGTCATATTTGCTCTAGCGCATAAGAACCCTCATGTGCCGTATAGAAACAGCAAATTGACGCAAGTCCTTCAAAGTTCTTTGGGTACTTTCTTAACCTTTGAGATTTATTGCATGATATATCCGTTAGCTTCATGTGGTTGGTTCCTTAACTCTTGTCTTAACCGTTGTGTAGGAGGACAAGCCAAGACACTTATGTTTGTTCAAGTCAATCCGGATGGAGATTCTTATGCTGAGACCGTTAGCACTCTGAAGTTTGCAGAAAGAGTCTCTGGTGTGGAGTTAGGTGCAGCTAAAAGTAATAAAGAGGGACGAGATGTTAGACAACTCATGGAACAGGTGCTTATTTTCATTCTCTCTTACAAGAATCATTCTTGCACACTGAAATTAAAGAGAATAAACGTATTGTATTTTTTTGATATAACAGGTATCAAACTTGAAGGATGTAATTGCCAAGAAAGATGAGGAGCTTCAAAATTTTCAGAAGCCAACAGGTAACAACGCAATCGTGCCAAAACGTGGTTTAAGCAAACTAAGATTGTTGGGGCCTTCATCACCAAGAAGACATTCTATAGGAGCTTCACCAAATACTCGACGAGGAAAGACCTCTTGTTTAACTGGAAGAACAACATCAGATGTTGACAACTGCTCAGAATATAGTAGCAAGCATTCTGATTCTGGCTCACCGCATTCATCGGACGAACTTAAACATCAAAAGGATATTCTTCACCAACCATCTAAGTTTGCTGGTGGTGGGAAAGAAACTGACTTTGAAGAGGATATTGAACTCATAGGCCTTGCAGATGCAGATTCTGAGGAAAGATTGAGTGATATCTCTGATAGTTGTCTATCGATGGGAACAGAAACTGATGGTTCCGTAAGCAGTGTAGTAGAGTTGACTCTTTTCCCTGAAACCGAGAAGCCTCTTGAGATAAGTGAACGACCTGAAGCACATTTGGCCCCTGAGAAACCGGAAAAATCAGTGAAAATTGGTAAAACCGAGGCAAAAGAAAGGTTAGTATCCTTTTACTGGCACATTTTAAGTGAAGAATACAGAttcttatgtttgttttgttttggtgttttaaaaGCAGAAGTAATATTCCATCGAAGATTCCGAAGCAGACCTTGAAACCACCAGGCCAAACCAGACCTTCTCGTCTGTCAGTTGCCACTAGCTCCTCCTCTAAGGCCTTAACAAGTAATGGCGCTATACTTTAACCCTTTCACTTGTGTCCCTAAAACCAAATCTGTTTGAATAATTACAGTCAAGTCAGGCTCTAGTCACAACCTACTTAGATTACTATGAAAGATCATATGAAGTAGATGCTTTGCTTATTCGCATAGGATCCTTAGTGTCAATTTGCTCATGAGTTATCTAATCTTCTTGATTTGCCTCAGGTGCTAGAAGACCGACAATTAGCACTTCATCTTCAGCAAAACCACTCAACAAAAGGCGGTGAAGACTCGAGATTCATCCATACGGATGGCGGAAGTTTGCGATCTGATGGTGTTTGGTAGCCAATAGTGTAACTAAGTTAGCATATGATGTTGCTATAGTTCTTCTATGTAAACCTAATTGGCAAACATCGTAACTAAGTGTTCTTTTGCCTTAGTGTTAACTTAACCTGTCCACGTAAGCTTTGAGGTTTTCCATATGATTTTATATCGATAGAATTAAGCCAAAATGCCTAGCATTACCTTATTAGCTGAAGCGTATTCATGTATTGGgtcaatttttgtttgtttgtaatcGTGAAACTTTCCAGCTACTCTATCTCATGGCTTCTCCTTCTCATCGCACCTGAGATACAATGTCTTTGTGAGTAGTTTAGACCGACAGTTGAATTGACCTAGCAGGAGAACACTTCCTAcgccagcaaaaaaaaaaagagcatcATTCTTGATGATGTGGATGATATGAAGCAACTTGAGGTGTTGGCTAATGAAGGTATGGTTTGGTCCTGGAAGTAGGATTGTATTGTAGTAACCACAAAATATCAAGAGATCAAGTGGGGGTTCCATATGATGAGGAAGCTCTCGAAATCTTTTAAAGAAATGCTTTTAGGCAGAGTAACAGAGCTTTGCAAGAAACTTCCGTGGAGGAGTATATTTAATTTAACATGGGAAGACGGAAGAAGAGTGTTGTGAAGTAATGCGCATACTAAAAACTGATCACGATCATCGAGAGATCGGGCTCCACAAGATAATTTTGCATGAAGCAAACTCTTATCTGGTTATTTCAGTCTCTGTTAAGTAGCCTGCTGGCTGTTATTGTAATCACACCTACTGGTAATCTTTGTCTTGCTTTACGTTATCAATCCAAGTaatttaaagagaaaaaataagAGCTTTTCTGGAAAATGCCAAGCCCTTGTATCTAATATATGTTTAACGTGCGCATGTGGATGTCGCCACATCGGGGTATGGTTTGGTTTGTACAGaagataagagattagagagagtgATCATTTTTGCCATTACTTGATTTTTCATGTTTATGAAATATGAGAGGAAGAGGCAGAGAGATTTATAAAAAGCTGCATTACCTTTGACTAGCCAAGTTATCTTATCCTATTACTTTCAGGTGATTCTTGAGGTCATAttcttgtataaatatatgttaatcTTTATTGTTTCTTCATTATTTAAACCAGATGAAACTATGAAAACTGTGAAGTTGACGCTTTTGTTGCTGAAGCACAACATAGACTTGTTCTGGAAGACTCAGTTTTACAATTAAGAAGGCAAATTGATGCAGAGAAAAGTATGAGGATACTACTTAGTAAGAGTATCAAATGTCAAACTTTTTGAGATAACTTAGAATACAAGTATGTTACTTCTTAATTTTAAAGACAATAGCACATCACACGTCACATAAATTAGTGGAAAACAAATATTGACGAAACTTCATAATCATTGGATTGGATCATAGACCCACAAGTGTTAACAACGAAGTTGCCATGGCTGTAATAAATATCCTCACATATATTTCGTTTCCTGTAatacaaaataaacatattaatatttgGGTTTTAGGTGCTTATTCTATTATCTTCCTGATAGttgtattttattatgaaaaacaaaatcaaaataaactaTGCCATTtctaaaagaagaaaatatagtGATTTCtatctaaaatctaaatacactATTTCAGCATATAAAGCAATGGCAAACACTAATATGGACGAATTAAAAATAATCTAGGCCCCAGTATTATGCTTGCTCACCTTTCTTAGCATGGACAGAGAATGAGCCGCTGGGTGACTGAGTTGTTGGCAAACCGATTGTGTCATACTTCAAAAAACATTTAGGAAGAAAGAACTGCGCTATACGAGCATTATTGCAACAGCTTGAGACTCCTTGGACCGCAAGTCTTAAGCAGACGCTGCAATTTGCTGGATCAAGATCAGGACTACACTGAACCATTGTGTCTAATGTATACGATCTATCAAATTCATTCACTTTGTTTCTGTCCCTAACGTAATACGGCGtcaaagaagacaaagaagactTTGATGCTGTGAGGATAATTAGCTTCTCTACCTTATCTGATAGAGTTTCCCGGAAGGGAAACAAAAAGGAATCAGGAAAAGAAACGTTAGAGTACATAGCGGCCCAAGGTCCATTTTCGACGATACGTAAGAAGGAAACATTGGAGTATCGAACCATGCACTCCTGATAGAATATTATAGCATCTTTTATATAAGTGCAGTTATTTTTAGTGATTTCTAGGGTTGCAGTCTTCACACAGTTCGAACAAGATTGTTTGGTGATGTCTCCTCTACAGAGGAACATGCCATGAACTGTGTCGGGACTAAGACCGACCGTGGCGTTGTAATAGGTTCCTAGAGGGGAACGGTCGCGGAGAGATGATAGGAGGGTTTCACGGTTTGATTTGTATTGGCTGGTTTGTGAAAAGGTTTCGGATAAATTGTCGCAGAAAGTGTGTATGTGTTGAGGTTGGGACATGGTTTGGTGAGATAATAGAGAGACCAACAagaagtaaaacaaaaaagcaGAGAATCTgatgaaatttttcattttcttgttctttcttGTGTATGAAGATAGCTTAAAAGATAAGAGAAAACTagcaatatatatagagaaagatCTTGTTCAAgtttaactaaataaaataaataatgtcaTATACCAATTCAGAGGGGGAACATCATCTTTTATTACATAGAACATCATCTTTTATTACTTGTTCTTTAAACCATTTATGAAACTAAGACGAAAACATAAAGTTGACAACATATTTAGCTTTGTTAGCGTATGAGTTGAAACATGGACTTGTTCTAAACGGTTTTAGAAGACAAGGAAGAAATCAAGATTCGAGGGCAAGACAAACAATCATTCGAATTTTTCGTGTATCAACCAAAAATATGAGTATATGACCGatcataaaaatcaaaatgcaaataaaatcaTTGTAAAATCCTCAACTCGTTTAgctgaattttttaaaatgttttcatcCCTTTTATGTATGTTATCctactcaaaaaataaaatttgatcataatataattcagtGTCCTAAAAATTAATTTAGGCAGCGCTTAGATGGTAAGTCAGACCTAAACGAAatgaaagatttttaaaaatcagtTTGAACGTTAAAAAGCGGTCTAAGTGCCCGGTTAATCAATAGTCTCCTATAAAACGTTTGCGTCTCATCTCTCCGCGATGTAAAAAAGATTCACAAATAAGATGCAAACTAAACAATATGATGTTATGTATGCTCCAGTGCTCAAAACGCCTAGTTACCGCCTATCAATTTATTGAACACTGATattaatcatgtaataacatatatttactttatattgtttgttgctctaaaccaaaaacaaaaagaaaccctaatttgaaaaCATCTCAGAAATTAGGTATTCAAAATAACCATTTAGTCATGAATTTTCTCCTGGCCATTATATCAAAATCACTACAGAAAGTTGTCTGTTAATTCTAGCTAGAAAGTAATCTCAaaagattatattttattttttaattagtttggaTGAGGATAAACCTATAGATAGTTTTACCATCTCTCCATCTATAtacatgctgatatatgttgAATTTTCCATGAAAGTGTTGTTCTCGTTTGCCATTTCATATTTGTGGTCATTTATAAGAGAATTAATATATCTAGCTTGCTTGAAATAGTCATGTTATTTCAAATGATTTTACTACTTTCAGTAATTCTATAATTCGGGCAACTATTTTTGGACTCTTTCCCTTTACATCCTTTCTTATTAAGCAAATGAAGTTAAATTGTTGTAAGCGAAATTCTTCCAAAAAGAATTGAATGTTACGCTTTTCATTTGGATGTACTAGTAAAAAACTCAAAAAGTGCGTTAAAGAGTACTGCACTCTATATGTATGGTACTTTCCACCtatttttgaataattaaaCTTGAACTCGTCGACTAGTTTCACACTTAAGGGCAGTGTTTTTAAATCCGGAAGCTGAACCAGAAATTTTTTGGATCACGGCTCAATATAGTTCGAGCGGGTCAAACCTGGTTCAATAATctagtttaatatattattagtgtataaatttagaaataatattagtaaatatgatacataattaaaatataaataaatttaaaacataaacataaccaatataaactagttttatgtttatatggagagtttataaatttttttgatagtTTTACTGGTTTTTAtcactttaataattttgaaatccAATCCGGTTATGTGTCCGGTTCATAGTCGAACCAATTGTTTGATCCAACCCGGCTATGTAGCCGGTTTATGGTCGAACCCGGTTCAACCATCGGatcggttttaaaaacactgttAAGGgcctttttaattaaaaataataatgggtcaatttttaataaacatatatatatggctCATTTacagtaataaaaatataaaaaggtatacatatttttttgtgcAACATATAAAAGGGTATATATATAACCTAAAACATTGTTGGTGAAAACACTTGCAACGTACTCAAATATATGGCGCTCAAACTGAGGGAAACGTTTAGTTTGCCTCTTATTTGCTgagtgttttttcttttaatgtaaGCTTTTTAAAGCCAAGAACAAGGCAATACGGTCTTAGTACTAATTAACTACGTGTATGAAAGAAAAGAATCAGAGATTGTACCAAAATCTTAAACCTTATATCATCGTTTCCTTCCGTTCTATGAAGCGTCTTCCTGCAACGAAACAATTCTCAAGATCACAGAGAGTAACACGGagactgagagagagagagatagaaaccATTATGGTTGAACGTCCGGAGGAttttgtggtggtggtggtggtggtggagagcaATCCTACCATGCGCAAAGCGGAAATAGAGTGTCACAGACTCACAGGTTCATCTTCAATTTGTCTCCAGCCGATAACAGTGCAGCAGTTCACGCAAGACACTTCATAGCCGTAGTAGAGATCGTTGCCGTAAGGAACCACGTCTTCTCCGACCATAACATTGTACCTGCCAAAATGGATAGTTTGTAGATTAACTGTTTCTCGACAAAATGCTCACTTGTGGAAATTGGGAACTTACACTTGATAAAACTCAAACAAGTTGTAAAAGTCGTCCAAGAGATGAGCACCTAATGCAATTTGGGCATTACACGTAGTACATGTAAACGCAGGTTCTTCTTTCTCTATCAAGAAAACCCTTCCCATACATGAAATTTCAGAAAACTACAATAATCAAATTCAATAATTATTGTAttaagaagaaagaaaacaatgCATCAAATTGAcaaaataaggaaaaaaaatagagaCAGTACTAACTGATAATGGCAAGAAAACAGTAAAATAGATCTCCATGATAGACCAGAACAAGATTTTGATGGAGTCTATTGTGGATATAAGGTACTCACGTCATGCTGAAAATGGAATAAAATTCGAGGAATTACTCAagaatgcaattttttttttatcaattgcaAGCAGAATGATCACCATTGCTGTGATGCTGATATGAGCCTTTTTGTAATAGAAAAAGATAAATGATTTATGGGTTAAACTTTCTCTTAAACAGATCTTCTTGGATTAAAGTTTACGTTTAGAAACTCTTTTTCTACTGAACAATAAAGACCTTTATATAAGTCTTAAAAGTTTAGTGAC
The nucleotide sequence above comes from Brassica napus cultivar Da-Ae chromosome A9, Da-Ae, whole genome shotgun sequence. Encoded proteins:
- the LOC106366514 gene encoding kinesin-like protein KIN-14J isoform X1; translation: MSGVYAPSDGTSFLSFDGSESMGDSKNGHQSLVEWLNQTLPYLNLPLEASEDELRVCLRDGTVLCSLLNQLSPGSLRMGGSFEPAYVKIERFLTAMDEMALPRFEVSHVEQGDMVPVLQSLKALKASFSDGGFDKNSLCAKRRWSLPEDHPDSRGDDRNFIDGFQSKEESDIDISDAKIAELLKSNSLRNAPTRSLFDMLEQLLDESVKKMNGHVSHAMASLLSALVQVIEQRITNQADNLKNQNILFRVREEKYRSRIKVLETLAAGTTQENEIVTNCMEHIKLEKTRIEERERSEEKDVVHLKREKERTDAEIRKLKQELKMVKETHENQCWELEAKAQNDKVEMEKKLKDAELQVADSTRKVKELEKLCQSKSQNWKKKESTYQSFINNQYGALQDLNATSVSIKHEVLRTQKKYFEDLNYYGLKLKGVADAAKNYHVVLEENRRLYNEVQELKGNIRVYCRIRPFLPGQNSRQTSIEYIGENGELVVANPFKQGKDTHRLFKFNKVFGQAATQEEVFLDTRPLIRSILDGYNVCIFAYGQTGSGKTYTMSGPSITSKEDWGVNYRALNDLFQLTQIRRNAVVYEVGVQMVEIYNEQVRDILSDGGSNRRLGIWNTALPNGLAVPDASMHSVRSTEDVLELMNIGLMNRTVGATALNERSSRSHCVLSVHVRGVDVETDSVLRGSLNLVDLAGSERVDRSEATGERLKEAQHINKSLSALGDVIFALAHKNPHVPYRNSKLTQVLQSSLGGQAKTLMFVQVNPDGDSYAETVSTLKFAERVSGVELGAAKSNKEGRDVRQLMEQVSNLKDVIAKKDEELQNFQKPTGNNAIVPKRGLSKLRLLGPSSPRRHSIGASPNTRRGKTSCLTGRTTSDVDNCSEYSSKHSDSGSPHSSDELKHQKDILHQPSKFAGGGKETDFEEDIELIGLADADSEERLSDISDSCLSMGTETDGSVSSVVELTLFPETEKPLEISERPEAHLAPEKPEKSVKIGKTEAKESRSNIPSKIPKQTLKPPGQTRPSRLSVATSSSSKALTSARRPTISTSSSAKPLNKRR
- the LOC106366514 gene encoding kinesin-like protein KIN-14J isoform X2; the protein is MSGVYAPSDGTSFLSFDGSESMGDSKNGHQSLVEWLNQTLPYLNLPLEASEDELRVCLRDGTVLCSLLNQLSPGSLRMGGSFEPAYVKIERFLTAMDEMALPRFEVSHVEQGDMVPVLQSLKALKASFSDGGFDKNSLCAKRRWSLPEDHPDSRGDDRNFIDGFQSKEESDIDISDAKIAELLKSNSLRNAPTRSLFDMLEQLLDESVKKMNGHVSHAMASLLSALVQVIEQRITNQADNLKNQNILFRVREEKYRSRIKVLETLAAGTTQENEIVTNCMEHIKLEKTRIEERERSEEKDVVHLKREKERTDAEIRKLKQELKMVKETHENQCWELEAKAQNDKVEMEKKLKDAELQVADSTRKVKELEKLCQSKSQNWKKKESTYQSFINNQYGALQDLNATSVSIKHEVLRTQKKYFEDLNYYGLKLKGVADAAKNYHVVLEENRRLYNEVQELKGNIRVYCRIRPFLPGQNSRQTSIEYIGENGELVVANPFKQGKDTHRLFKFNKVFGQAATQEEVFLDTRPLIRSILDGYNVCIFAYGQTGSGKTYTMSGPSITSKEDWGVNYRALNDLFQLTQIRRNAVVYEVGVQMVEIYNEQVRDILSDGGSNRRLGIWNTALPNGLAVPDASMHSVRSTEDVLELMNIGLMNRTVGATALNERSSRSHCVLSVHVRGVDVETDSVLRGSLNLVDLAGSERVDRSEATGERLKEAQHINKSLSALGDVIFALAHKNPHVPYRNSKLTQVLQSSLGGQAKTLMFVQVNPDGDSYAETVSTLKFAERVSGVELGAAKSNKEGRDVRQLMEQVSNLKDVIAKKDEELQNFQKPTGNNAIVPKRGLSKLRLLGPSSPRRHSIGASPNTRRGKTSCLTGRTTSDVDNCSEYSSKHSDSGSPHSSDELKHQKDILHQPSKFAGGGKETDFEEDIELIGLADADSEERLSDISDSCLSMGTETDGSVSSVVELTLFPETEKPLEISERPEAHLAPEKPEKSVKIGKTEAKERSNIPSKIPKQTLKPPGQTRPSRLSVATSSSSKALTSARRPTISTSSSAKPLNKRR
- the LOC106362822 gene encoding cysteine-rich repeat secretory protein 8-like, with the protein product MKNFIRFSAFLFYFLLVSLLSHQTMSQPQHIHTFCDNLSETFSQTSQYKSNRETLLSSLRDRSPLGTYYNATVGLSPDTVHGMFLCRGDITKQSCSNCVKTATLEITKNNCTYIKDAIIFYQECMVRYSNVSFLRIVENGPWAAMYSNVSFPDSFLFPFRETLSDKVEKLIILTASKSSLSSLTPYYVRDRNKVNEFDRSYTLDTMVQCSPDLDPANCSVCLRLAVQGVSSCCNNARIAQFFLPKCFLKYDTIGLPTTQSPSGSFSVHAKKGEQA